Within Conexibacter woesei DSM 14684, the genomic segment AGTACGACCCGGTCCAGCTGCCGCCGGTCGCCTGCTCGAGCGCGCCGGCCGCGCTCGTGCCGGTGCACGCGTGCGATCTGTCGCCGTCCTTGACGACCGGCGTGGTCGTGGTTCTGAGGTTCGCGTAGGCGAGGGAGCCGCTCGGACCCTCCACGCGCACGGTCACATCTGCGGGTGCGGCCGCGTGGGCCGCCGGCACCGCGAGGGCCGTGACGGCAAGGGCTCCGACGAGGGAGCCGAGGATCGTACGAGGCATGCTTCCACCCCTTTCCGCGAGGGCGTATGAGTCGAGCGGTCGGAGGCTCTGTCTCCTGGCTCTCGGGCCGACCCTCCGCGCCTTCCCGGTCGGCGAAGCCTCCCGGTGGCCGGCGCCCGTGTGGCGCGTGCGGCGAGCGTCCCCGATCACAGTGGCGGGTCCGCGCCGGATTCGCACCGGACTTCCCATCGCCACCGACCTTGAACGGCGCGGATGGTAGCGCTCGGCGCGCCGGAACGACGTTGCATCCGGGGTTCCCGGCGTCCGGGCAGGGCTAGGATGGGTCCATGACAGTCAACCTGACGCGCATCTACACGCGCCTCGGCGACAAGGGCGAGACGCATCTCGGCGACATGAGCCGCGTGCCGAAGACGCATCCGCGGATCGTCGCGTACGGCACCGTCGACGAGCTGAACGCCCACCTCGGGGTCGCGCTCGTGACGCCCGGGATGCCCGAGCCGTACGTCGGCTGGCTGCGGCGGATCCAGAACGACCTCTTCGACGTCGGCGCCGACACGTCGGTCCCGCACGGCGGCGACCGCGAGCGGCTGCGGGTCACGCCCGAGCAGACCAGCTGGCTGGAGGAGCGCTGCGACGAGGTCAACGCGACGCTGGAGCCGCTGCGCTCGTTCGTGATCCCGGGCGGGACGCCGGCAGCCGCGCAGCTGCACGTCTGCCGGACCGTCTGCCGGCGCGCGGAGCGGGCTGCGATCGAGGTCGGCGACGACCTCAACGCCGAGGTCGTCTCGTACCTGAACCGGCTCTCGGACCTGCTCTTCATCCTCAGCCGCGGCGCCAACGGCGGCGAGGAGCCGCTGTGGCAGCCGGGGCAGAACCAGTAGCACCGCCGCTCAGCGCGGCGCGCGCAGCAGCAGCAGGCTGACGCCGGCGGCGAGCATCAGCGCGGCGGCCGCGAGCGCCGCCGCGCCGATCACGAACGTGGTGTGGGTCTGCGCGTAGGAGACGACCTGGTCCGGCCGCGCGAGCAGGACGACGCCCGCGAGCAGCGACGCGCAGGCGGTGGCGATCGCGGCCGGCGCGAGCGCTTCGCGCACCGACGGTCGTCGTGCCCTGTCGCG encodes:
- a CDS encoding cob(I)yrinic acid a,c-diamide adenosyltransferase; amino-acid sequence: MTVNLTRIYTRLGDKGETHLGDMSRVPKTHPRIVAYGTVDELNAHLGVALVTPGMPEPYVGWLRRIQNDLFDVGADTSVPHGGDRERLRVTPEQTSWLEERCDEVNATLEPLRSFVIPGGTPAAAQLHVCRTVCRRAERAAIEVGDDLNAEVVSYLNRLSDLLFILSRGANGGEEPLWQPGQNQ